DNA sequence from the Gemmatimonadota bacterium genome:
GGCATCGCCGATGTATATGTCGTCGCCGGGGCCGTGGGCCACCGCGAGGACGTGCATCAGGCATGCGCTCAGGGCCGGGCCGCCGTCCCCCTTGTCCCACTTGAAGGCCGCGCCCGCGACGTTGCGGATCACGCCGTCCCGGTCCACGCGACGCACGTGGCCGTGGCGGGTATCGGCGATGACCACCCGGCCGGAGCGGTCCACAGACACGTCGTGGGGGTTGCCGAGATGGGCATCGACCGCCGGACCGCCGTCGCCTCCGTAGGCCCGGGCGCCCGTTCCCGCGATCGTCCGGATCACCCCGGTTTCCGGGTCGATGGCCCGGATGCGCTGGTTCCAGACGTCCGCGACGAACAGCGTGCCGTCCGGGCCGGCAGCCAGGCCGCCGGGCCCGTTCAGGAAGCCTGCCACGGCGATCTCGCCGTCGTGCACGGTCGTGCCGCCCAGGACCGTGGTGACGATACCGGTGGCGCCGTCGCAGCGGCGCAGCCGGCCGGAGCAGTCGCCCCAGAACACCGTGCCGTCCGGGTCCGCGAAGATCCCCGCTTCCACGGAATTGCACCGCGTGACGGAACCGTGCAGCCCTTCCTCGCCGAATCCCGGTTCACCGGTACCGGCCAGCGTCCGTACGATACCCGTCTCGCGCTCCACCTTTCGCACTCGGAAACCGTATTTCTCGCCGACGTAGAGATTGTCGTGGGCGTCCAGGCAGATGGCGTCCGGCATGAGCGTGCTCGCCTCCGCGGCCGGGCCGCTGTCGCCGTTGGACGCGCGCTGGCCATTGCCCAGGACCGTGTCGATGATCCCCGACCGCATGTCGATTTTGCGCACCCGGTCGTTGGAATTGTCGCACACGTACAGGTCGCCCCGGGAATCGAAGGCGAGGTGTTCCGGGTGATAGAACCCCGCGTCGCGGGCCGGGCCGCCGTCGCCATGGTACCCCCCCAGGCTCAGTCCGGGTCCCCCGTAAGGCCGGCTTTCTCCCCGCTCGGAGGGGTAATGGCGGGCGTGATTGCCAAAGACGGTCTCTACAATTCCGGTCCGGGCGTCGATACGCCGGATGTTGTTCGTCCACTCGCTGGACAGGTACACGTTGCCATCCCGGTCCACGGCCACGCCGCAGGTGCAGTCCAGTTCCGCGTCCAGCGCCGGACCGCCGTCGCCGCCCCGGCCGATCGCCCCGTTGCCGGCGACGCGGGAGATGACGCCGGTCTCGTAATCGATGCGGCGGATCGTGTGGTTGCCCAGGTCGGAGAGATACACGTTGCCGTGGCGGTCCTGGTACAGGTCATGGGGATAGCGGAACCGCGCTTTAGCGGCCGGACCGCCGTCGCCCGAGTTGCCCGCGACACCGTCCCCGGCAAAGGCGTGGAGGATCCCGTCGCGATCGATGCGCCAGATGCGGTGCCACTGGTAGTCGATCACGACCAGGTCGCCGTCGGGCCGGCGCGCCACGCCCATGGGCCAACCGGCGTCGGCCTCTTTCGCCGGAACACCCGCGCGCTGGCCCACGCCGGCGATAACCAGGGTTTCTCCGGCGGGCAGGTTCTTGAACCGATCAACAATGCGCATGCGTAAGGGGAGTAACCCGGCGATTGCGTGTATTCATTCGGCATTCAAGGCAGTGAAGACGGCGGATCGGACAGGCGTCCGCCGCGTCAACATGGTACAGTCCAGGGCCATGCATGGCAACCGTTAAATGCAAATTGACAGCACCACCGCGACCGGTTAACATACGACGCCGTACGGCCACCTTCTACACGACTTAGTACAGCCTTTTCACAGCCCCGAACCGATGGAGATGCCCTTCCTGATGAACTATGATTTCGACCAGCGCATCAATCGCAACGGAACCAATTCGTACAAGTGGGACTATGTAAAACGGGACGGCGCCATCGTCCCGTGGAACGAGACCGACGCCAGCCGGCACGAGAAACCCGTACTTCCGCTGTGGGTGGCGGACATGGACTTTCCGTGCCCGCAACCGGTGGTGGACGCTGTGAAAGAAATCGCAAACCTGGGCGTCTACGGGTACGCCTTTCCACCGCCGTCCTACTACGAATCCGTGGTGCGGTGGATGAAGCGGCGCCATGACTGGTCCGTCGATCCCGACACCATCTGCTTCACCCCGGGCATCGTACCCGCCCTCCACATGCTGGTCTCGGCTTACACGAAACCCGGCGACAAGGTGCTGGTGCAGCCGCCGGTGTACTATCCCTTTTACCATGCCATCGAGCACCTGCAGGCGCGACCGGCGCTGAACCCGCTCCAATACCGGGACGGCCGCTACTACATGGACTTCGACGACCTCGAAGCCAAATGCGCCGACCCGGAGGTCAGGATGGCCATCCTTTGCCATCCCCACAACCCGGTCGGACGGATCTGGACCCGGGAGGAGTTGCGGCGCTTCGGCCGGATCTGCATGGACAACGACGTGCTGGTCGTGTCCGACGAGATCCACGGCGACCTGATCCTGGGGAACCGGGGTTTTACGCCGTATGCCACGCTGGGTCCGGAATACGAGGCGCGGTCAGTCATCTGCACTTCACCCAGCAAGACTTTCAACCTCGCCGCGCTGCAGGCGTCGAATATGATGATTCAGGACCCGGAACTCCGGGAGCCCTTCCAACTGACTATTCGCAATGCCGGCCTCTTCACGCTGAATCCCTTCGGCATCGCGGCCGTCGAGGCCGCCTACAACGAGGGCGAAGAATGGCTGGAGCAGCTGCTGGCCTACCTGGAGGTGAACTACCGGTTTCTCGAATCCTTCTTCCGAGAACGGCTACCCGGCATACCCGTCATCGAAACCGAGGGCACCTATCTCGTGT
Encoded proteins:
- a CDS encoding pyridoxal phosphate-dependent aminotransferase — protein: MNYDFDQRINRNGTNSYKWDYVKRDGAIVPWNETDASRHEKPVLPLWVADMDFPCPQPVVDAVKEIANLGVYGYAFPPPSYYESVVRWMKRRHDWSVDPDTICFTPGIVPALHMLVSAYTKPGDKVLVQPPVYYPFYHAIEHLQARPALNPLQYRDGRYYMDFDDLEAKCADPEVRMAILCHPHNPVGRIWTREELRRFGRICMDNDVLVVSDEIHGDLILGNRGFTPYATLGPEYEARSVICTSPSKTFNLAALQASNMMIQDPELREPFQLTIRNAGLFTLNPFGIAAVEAAYNEGEEWLEQLLAYLEVNYRFLESFFRERLPGIPVIETEGTYLVWVDFTSLGLDKDALQRLMMEEARVFLDEGYIFGPEGEGFERINIACPRSILAEALERIEVAVKGLDSR